From one Methylomonas paludis genomic stretch:
- a CDS encoding DUF58 domain-containing protein, which translates to MTKPINCFDYRIARLGSSAYPGAHPGQMLGGGQLFMRHEPLLAYPDPRRIDLRASVLDVFQHYRVRVFQQPSKLNVYVIADLSASMAYRGVHTKLSVLADFVLSAAQSALQCGDHFGFIGCGQHLDRRWLLPAGTDLHQVRKLTEHLLDWQCQGTAESLVQLAPVLPSRPALLFLVSDYHFDLTRLRHILQILSAHRVVPLVLWDQGEYAELPKWGLVNFKDLETGRSRTLWMRPALQQRINQAFAQRRQLVLRTCREFGREALFMDGEYRSEVLTHYFQQQAL; encoded by the coding sequence ATGACTAAACCCATAAACTGTTTTGATTACCGTATAGCCCGGTTGGGATCAAGTGCCTATCCAGGTGCTCATCCAGGCCAGATGTTGGGTGGCGGTCAATTATTTATGCGCCATGAACCATTATTGGCTTATCCCGATCCGCGCCGCATTGATCTGAGAGCCAGTGTATTGGATGTGTTTCAGCACTATCGGGTGCGGGTATTTCAGCAACCTAGCAAATTGAATGTCTATGTTATTGCCGATTTATCGGCATCGATGGCTTATCGGGGTGTTCACACCAAACTTTCGGTGCTGGCGGATTTTGTCCTGTCAGCAGCACAGTCTGCGCTCCAGTGTGGCGATCATTTTGGTTTTATCGGTTGCGGACAACATCTGGATCGGCGTTGGTTATTACCGGCAGGCACCGATCTGCATCAAGTACGCAAGCTGACAGAACACTTGCTTGATTGGCAATGCCAAGGTACAGCCGAAAGCTTGGTTCAGTTAGCACCTGTATTGCCTAGTAGGCCTGCATTGTTATTTCTGGTGTCAGACTACCACTTTGATTTAACACGCTTGCGCCATATTCTGCAAATCTTGTCAGCGCATCGTGTGGTGCCGTTGGTGTTATGGGATCAGGGCGAATATGCCGAATTACCCAAATGGGGTTTGGTCAATTTTAAAGACCTGGAAACCGGGCGATCCCGAACTTTATGGATGCGGCCCGCCTTACAACAACGCATCAACCAGGCATTTGCTCAGCGTCGGCAATTAGTGCTGCGTACCTGCCGGGAGTTTGGCAGAGAAGCATTATTCATGGATGGTGAATATCGATCGGAAGTATTAACGCACTATTTTCAACAGCAAGCCCTATGA
- a CDS encoding vWA domain-containing protein: MNNLGFETPWALTGLLLTLLPWFRNSMPFRPYPWLVLIPADSLSQILTILIRLLATVTIAVAVLGLSGIYLQAQKIERIGNGAHIVLLLDRSNSMDQSFAGKTPIGQEQSKAAAARRLLKEFIDHRPHDRIGIAAYSTAPLMVMPLTENKVALHAAIDATAAPALAYTNISKGLGLALTYFDQQPMLGSRLVLLVSDGAAVIDPDSEAALRTLFKQQQVRLYWLFLRTDNNPGIFSEPEQPGDDNAQAMPERYLHLFFNSLAIPYQAYEAENPAAMQKAIADINQLEQLPLHYQELQPKQDLSTECYRFLAGLIGIWLIVKYCEVRK, translated from the coding sequence ATGAATAATCTGGGTTTTGAAACACCCTGGGCTTTGACCGGCTTACTGCTGACGTTACTGCCCTGGTTCAGAAACAGCATGCCATTCCGACCTTATCCCTGGCTGGTGCTGATACCCGCCGATTCATTATCGCAAATCCTGACGATTTTAATCCGGCTGCTGGCTACGGTAACCATCGCTGTTGCCGTTTTGGGTTTGTCAGGAATATATCTGCAGGCCCAAAAAATCGAACGTATTGGTAATGGAGCACATATAGTGCTGTTGCTGGATCGTAGCAATAGTATGGACCAAAGTTTTGCCGGCAAGACCCCAATTGGCCAGGAACAATCCAAAGCTGCTGCAGCACGCCGACTGCTCAAGGAATTTATCGATCATAGGCCGCATGATCGCATTGGTATCGCTGCTTACAGTACGGCACCGCTAATGGTGATGCCTCTCACTGAAAATAAAGTGGCCTTACATGCCGCCATAGATGCAACCGCTGCGCCGGCTTTGGCCTATACCAATATCAGTAAAGGTTTGGGGCTAGCATTGACCTATTTCGATCAGCAGCCCATGCTTGGATCAAGACTGGTTTTACTGGTGTCGGACGGTGCGGCGGTAATTGATCCCGATAGCGAAGCAGCTTTAAGAACCTTGTTCAAACAACAGCAGGTGCGCTTGTACTGGCTATTTCTGCGCACAGATAACAATCCAGGCATTTTTTCAGAGCCGGAACAGCCGGGCGATGATAATGCCCAGGCCATGCCGGAGCGTTATTTGCACCTGTTTTTTAACAGCTTGGCTATCCCCTATCAGGCCTATGAGGCCGAAAATCCGGCGGCTATGCAAAAAGCTATCGCCGATATTAATCAACTGGAACAATTGCCCTTACATTATCAGGAATTGCAGCCCAAACAAGATTTAAGCACTGAATGTTATCGTTTTTTGGCAGGCTTAATTGGGATATGGCTAATCGTGAAATATTGCGAGGTGCGTAAATGA
- a CDS encoding nonribosomal peptide synthetase MxaA, which produces MKYFSPALILSGLLSACSNLPPPALSHFTWQTPRPFGYLIGDEIHHRISVQSRADLQLNPHSVPAEGAVNRWLQLNRVEIRGQPDTHTTVIDLSYQIFYAAPEVKTLTIPGFNLEFNQYGNAVTQVVPAWQFSVSPLQELAVRTDQQGNRYMRPDLAPEPLATASLALSLYLSLALGCAGYLAFQYGYFPAMGQRRIFKQAIRQLEQLPKTELGRGLAVMHHAFNSLYGQALFKHKLAEFYRVYPEYQSIAPQLDWFFNFSNQFLYSNNSSLEIETWGKLEDLSRLCREIERGSR; this is translated from the coding sequence ATGAAATATTTTAGCCCAGCGCTGATATTAAGTGGGCTACTCAGTGCTTGCTCAAATCTGCCCCCACCAGCACTCAGCCACTTTACCTGGCAGACCCCGCGACCGTTCGGTTATCTGATTGGCGACGAAATTCACCATCGTATCAGCGTGCAAAGTCGGGCTGACCTGCAGTTAAATCCTCACAGCGTACCCGCTGAAGGCGCAGTGAATCGCTGGTTGCAACTCAATCGAGTCGAGATTAGGGGGCAACCGGACACACACACCACTGTGATTGATTTGAGTTATCAAATATTTTATGCAGCCCCTGAAGTGAAAACTCTGACAATCCCCGGTTTTAATCTGGAATTTAATCAGTACGGTAATGCCGTGACCCAAGTGGTACCGGCCTGGCAGTTTAGTGTATCGCCTTTACAGGAACTGGCTGTCAGAACAGATCAACAGGGTAATCGGTATATGCGGCCAGATCTAGCGCCAGAGCCGCTGGCTACGGCTAGTCTGGCATTGAGCCTGTATTTAAGTTTAGCTTTGGGTTGTGCCGGCTATCTGGCCTTTCAATACGGGTATTTTCCAGCCATGGGTCAACGGCGAATTTTTAAACAGGCAATCCGCCAATTGGAACAGTTACCCAAAACCGAACTGGGCCGAGGGCTCGCAGTCATGCATCACGCCTTCAACAGCTTATATGGTCAGGCCTTGTTTAAACATAAGTTGGCAGAGTTTTACCGCGTGTATCCCGAATATCAAAGCATTGCGCCTCAGCTCGACTGGTTTTTCAATTTTTCCAACCAGTTTCTATACAGTAACAACTCCAGCCTAGAGATCGAAACATGGGGCAAACTGGAAGATTTATCACGCCTATGTCGGGAAATCGAACGGGGGAGCCGATGA